The stretch of DNA GGGTGTTTTTGGTGGCCACCGCCAACGATATTACCCGTCTGCCTCCGGAGCTGATGCGAAAGGGGCGCATGGATGAGATCTTTTTTGTGGATCTTCCTTCGGCAGCGGTACGCGAGGCCATCTTCTCCATTCACTTGCAGAAGCGGGGACAGGAGCCGGATCGCTTCGACCTTGGCCGGCTGGCCGGGCTCTGTGAGGGGTTTTCCGGTGCGGAGCTTGAACAGCTGGTGGTGTCCGCACTCTATCGAGTGCAAAGCAGCGGTGGCCTGTTGAGCCAGGAACAACTGGAGCAGGCGGTGCTCAGTACCCAACCCCTGGCCGTGGTGATGGCCGAGGAGATCGACTCACTGCGGGCCTGGGCGAGGGAGCGGACCGTACCCGCTCATTAGAAGGGGTTCAGGTAGTCGGATTGGGCATCAACAGCTCGTGTCCGACCACCTCGTCCATTCGTTGGTAGGGGATCCGGTAGAGCTCTCCCTGATACTTCACCACAGCGTAGTCGAAGCACATCTTGATCACCGTGCAGTTGTGCACCTGCCGGCCGTCGGTGACGCGCACGATATTGTGGTTGTGCAGGGAGAGGGTCACGTCAGGCCCGACTCATGAATTTGCCGGTGACCGTGTTCACCTTCACCTTCTCGCCGGTGGTCAGGTATTCCGGTACCTGGATCTCCAGTCCGCTGGTCAGCGTGGCAGTTTTGGTACGGCCGGCGGCAGTGGCGCCCTTAATGGCCGGCGCGGTATCCACCACCTCCATGGTGACGGTGGGCGGCAGCTCGATGGCGACCAGTTGACCTTCGATGATCAGCAGCATGATCTCTTCCAGGCCGTCGACCAGATAATCCTTTTGCTCATCCAGCTGGTCCGCTGAAAGAGTGTGCTGACTGTAATCCTCGGAGTCCATAAAGGTAAACATATCGCCCTCACGGTAGAGGAAAGAGGCCCGGCGGCGCAGCAGGTCGACCTCTTTGAGCATGATGTCGCCACTGTAGCTGCCCTCCACTTTTTGACCGTTACGCACGTTGCTAAAACGAACCTTGTAGAGAGTTTGGGCGCCCCGGGAGGAGGGGGATTTAACATCGATCTGTTTGGCCTGGCAGGGCTGTCCGTTGATGTCGACAACCTGGCCTTTTTTGAGTTCCGACGCTCTGGGCATGATTTCAGGAATCCTGGCTGGGTGGTTTAAAGGGGATGATCCTGGCGGTGGTTTCGGGAGGGGGGGCACTCGAGCTCTCAGTGGAGTCAGACTCCCTGCTTTGCAGCCACACTGAACCGGCCCGATGGCCGATCACCTCGACGCTCCCCTGGTAGCGATCATCGCCGTCGGTACAGTACTCGAAGCCATAACGGCGGGCAATAGCCAGCTGGCCGCTGGATGAGCGGGTAAGGCGGTGGCGAGTGACCTGCACCGTCTGGTCAAGCAGTTGAACACTGGCCCGTTGACAATAGTGGCGAGCCGCCTTGAGGGCGCATTCGCGTGCTTTGAGGCCACTGTACCAGAGGTAAAGGGCGGCACTGATAAGGGTGAGCAGGATCAGCTCGTTCATCGACACTCCTGCGCTTGTTAATTGACAGTCAGGGCTCTATAGAAGAAGGTAACAGCAAGGGATGATAGCAAATGAGAGAGGGGGATCGTTATGATCAAATTCTTCAGCTTCGGTCCGGCGTTTGGGTTACCCAGCCCCAGCCCTTTCTGCATGAAGCTCGAGGTATGGATGAAGATGGCGGGGATCGAGTACCGGACCAAGGTGCGTAAAGACCCGACACAGGGGCCAAAGGGAAAACTCCCCTTTATCAAGCATGGCGGAGTAGTGGTTGCGGACTCTGACATTATCATCGACTACCTCAGCCAAAGTTTCGAGGTGGAGCTGGATCGGGAGTTGACGCCCCACCAGCGGGCGACGGGCTATGCCATCAGCAAGATGCTTGAGGATCACCTCTACTGGGCGATGCTTTACAGCCGCTGGGTGGATCCCAATAACTGGAAAGCGATGCGTACACACTTTATGGGGCACATGCCCTTGCCGGTTCGACGCATCATGGCCGGACTGGTAAGGCTGAAGGTTAAAAAGGACCTTCACTCACAGGGCATGGGACGCCACTCTGCCCAGGATGTTTACTGGGCGGCCAAGCGGGACCTGAGGGTCGTCTCCACCCTGCTCGGGGATAACCGGTTTCTGTTCGGAGATGAGCCCTGCAGCTACGATGCTGTAGTCTATGGGTTTATTGCCAATGTCATCGACTGCGAGCTGGAGTCACCCTTGAAGGAGTTTGGCCGTTCCCACGATAACCTGGTGCACTACTGCCAGCGTATGCACGAGCGTTACTACGCAGCGACAGAAGTGAAGAGCGTCGATGGACAGCCCCAAGCCGCTTGAATCTCCCTGGTTTCTCTATGTGATTCTCTGCTCCGACCGCTCTTTATACACCGGTATTACCACTGACATTGAACGCCGCTTTTCCGAGCATGCCCGGGGGCGGGGAGCGCGCTTCTTTCGAGGTCGCCAGCCGCTGAGGGTGGTGTACCGGGAGACCCATAATGACCGGGCCTCGGCGAGCCGGCGAGAGTACCAGATCAAGCAGCTAAGCCGTCAACAGAAATTGGCGCTGGTTGCCGATGGGAGTGGGGAGGGCTGAAGGCGCGATGGTTATTTGTCGTATCGCTACGAGCCGCTTTCTGGCGCCATGGATTTGACTGTTTTTGGCTTTTTAAAGCGTTTTGCTCGGTCTTTGTCGCACTTTGGTTGTCAGTCGTGTGAATTAGATCGTATAGTTGGGTCTATTGGGGCGATTTCCTATGGTTTTTCAGGATGGGCAGGAGAGAGGCGTTGTACCTAGGCCTCTCAGGGTTGTTGGGTGAAAAGGCGT from Aestuariirhabdus litorea encodes:
- the yeiP gene encoding elongation factor P-like protein EfpL: MPRASELKKGQVVDINGQPCQAKQIDVKSPSSRGAQTLYKVRFSNVRNGQKVEGSYSGDIMLKEVDLLRRRASFLYREGDMFTFMDSEDYSQHTLSADQLDEQKDYLVDGLEEIMLLIIEGQLVAIELPPTVTMEVVDTAPAIKGATAAGRTKTATLTSGLEIQVPEYLTTGEKVKVNTVTGKFMSRA
- a CDS encoding DUF3301 domain-containing protein: MNELILLTLISAALYLWYSGLKARECALKAARHYCQRASVQLLDQTVQVTRHRLTRSSSGQLAIARRYGFEYCTDGDDRYQGSVEVIGHRAGSVWLQSRESDSTESSSAPPPETTARIIPFKPPSQDS
- a CDS encoding glutathione S-transferase family protein, giving the protein MIKFFSFGPAFGLPSPSPFCMKLEVWMKMAGIEYRTKVRKDPTQGPKGKLPFIKHGGVVVADSDIIIDYLSQSFEVELDRELTPHQRATGYAISKMLEDHLYWAMLYSRWVDPNNWKAMRTHFMGHMPLPVRRIMAGLVRLKVKKDLHSQGMGRHSAQDVYWAAKRDLRVVSTLLGDNRFLFGDEPCSYDAVVYGFIANVIDCELESPLKEFGRSHDNLVHYCQRMHERYYAATEVKSVDGQPQAA
- a CDS encoding GIY-YIG nuclease family protein, which produces MDSPKPLESPWFLYVILCSDRSLYTGITTDIERRFSEHARGRGARFFRGRQPLRVVYRETHNDRASASRREYQIKQLSRQQKLALVADGSGEG